A single genomic interval of Tursiops truncatus isolate mTurTru1 chromosome 16, mTurTru1.mat.Y, whole genome shotgun sequence harbors:
- the LIPM gene encoding lipase member M isoform X4 codes for MNQDSNTGPRPVVLLQHGLLGDASSWISNLPNNSLGFILADAGFDVWLGNSRGNTWSRKHKTLSIDQDEFWAFSYDEMARFDLPAVTDFILQKTGQENIYYVGYSQGTTMGFIAFSTMPELAQKIRMYFALAPIATVKHAKSPGAKFLLLPDVMIKGLFGKKEFLYQTRFLRLFVIYLCGQVIIDQICSNIMLLLGGFNTNNMNMSRANVYVAHTPAGTSVQNILHWSQAVNSGELQAFDWGSETKNLEKGNQTAPARYKVRDMTVPTAMWTGGQDWLSNPEDVRILLSEATNIIYHKNIPEWAHVDFIWGLDAPHRMYNEIIRLMKQEETSIS; via the exons ATGAATCAAGATTCGAACACAG GTCCCAGGCCTGTGGTGTTACTGCAGCATGGCCTGCTTGGAGATGCCAGCAGCTGGATTTCCAACCTGCCCAACAACAGCCTGGGCTTCATTCTGGCGGATGCGGGTTTTGATGTGTGGCTAGGGAACAGCAGGGGAAACACCTGGTCTCGGAAACACAAGACCCTCTCCATAGACCAAGATGAGTTCTGGGCTTTCAG TTATGATGAGATGGCTAGGTTTGACCTTCCTGCAGTCACAGACTTTATTTTGCAGAAAACGGGCCAGGAAAATATCTATTATGTCGGCTATTCACAGGGTACCACCATGG GCTTTATTGCATTTTCCACCATGCCAGAGCTGGCTCAGAAAATAAGAATGTATTTTGCTTTAGCACCCATAGCTACTGTTAAACATGCAAAAAGCCCTGGGGCCAAATTTTTGTTGCTGCCAGATGTGATGATCAAG gGATTGTTTGGTAAAAAAGAATTTCTCTACCAGACCAGATTTCTCAGACTGTTTGTTATTTACCTTTGCGGCCAGGTGATTATTGATCAGATCTGTAGCAACATCATGTTACTCCTGGGAGGATTTAACACGAACAACATGAACATG AGCCGAGCAAATGTATATGTCGCTCACACACCTGCTGGAACATCTGTGCAAAATATCCTGCACTGGAGCCAG gcAGTGAATTCTGGGGAACTTCAGGCATTTGACTGGGGCAGTGAGACCAAGAATCTGGAAAAAGGAAATCAG ACAGCTCCTGCAAGGTACAAAGTTAGAGACATGACGGTCCCTACAGCAATGTGGACTGGGGGTCAGGACTGGCTTTCAAATCCAGAAGACGTGAGAATACTGCTCTCCGAGGCGACCAACATCATCTACCATAAGAACATTCCTGAATGGGCTCACGTGGATTTCATCTGGGGTCTGGATGCTCCTCACCGTATGTACAATGAAATAATACGTCTGATGAAGCAGGAAGAGACAAGTATTTCCTAG
- the ANKRD22 gene encoding ankyrin repeat domain-containing protein 22, whose translation MGILYSEPICQAAYQNDLGQVWQWVKEDGNCINVQDGFNGDTPLICACRRGHLRIVSFLLRRNADVNLKNRKQRTCLHYAVKKRFTFFDYLLIILLMPVLLIGYFLMVSKTKQNESLVRMLLNAGAEVNATDCYGCTALHYACEMKNQTLIPLLLAARADPMIKNKHGESSLDIAQRLKFSQIELLLRKAS comes from the exons ATGGGAATCCTATACTCTGAG CCCATCTGCCAGGCGGCCTATCAGAATGACTTGGGTCAAGTGTGGCAGTGGGTGAAGGAAGACGGCAACTGTATCAACGTTCAAGATGGCTTTAATGGAGACACCCCCCTGATCTGCGCTTGCAGGCGAGGGCACCTGAGAATCGTTTCCTTCCTCCTCAGAAGAAACGCTGATGTGAACCTCAAAAACCGG aaaCAGAGAACCTGCTTGCATTATGCTGTGAAGAAAAGATTTACCTTCTTTGATTATCTACTCATTATCCTCTTAATGCCTGTCCTGCTTATTGGCTATTTCCTCATG GTATCAAAGACAAAGCAGAATGAGTCTCTTGTACGAATGCTACTTAACGCTGGTGCCGAAGTTAATGCTACAGATTGt TATGGCTGCACTGCGCTACATTACGCCTGCGAAATGAAAAACCAGACTCTCATCCCTCTGCTCCTTGCAGCCCGTGCAGACCCCATGATAAAGAACAAG cATGGTGAGAGTTCCCTGGATATTGCACAGAGATTAAAATTTTCCCAGATTGAATTACTGCTAAGGAAAGCGTCATAA